The genomic window CAGCGGAAGGACGTGTTGGCCCGGTTCGTGGCCGCGACGGCCAAGGGCTGGTTATACGCGCGCGATCACCCCGACGAAGCGATCGACATCGTGCTGCGCAGCACGACAGGGCTGGATCGATCGCTGGAGGTGAAGACGTTGCGCAACATGCAGCCGTACTTCACCTCCATCGCCACCAAACAACACGGGTGGGGCCACATGGACCCAGGCGTCTGGGCCGACCTGAGTAGCGCCTACATGGCTCTCGAGCAGATGCCCCGCGAGGTCAAGCCGGAAGAGATCATGACGAACGAAGTGGTGGAGATGGCAAAGACACCCAAGGTGTAGCGAGAAGCCCCGCCGCCAGGGAAATGGAACTGCCGGGATCGACCTATCTCTATGCGCTGGCGACCATCTCGATCACGTTCGTAGGTTTTTCTGCGCTCCTCTTGATATTTCGCCAAGCCATGGGCCACACCATGACGAGATACGAGAGCTATTTCATGCTCACGTTCATCCAGTCGGGGTTTATCGTGACGGCTGGGTCGCTGTTGCCGCTCCTGCTGGCATTGTACGGGTTACCGCAGCCCACGGTGTGGCGCGTGTCCAGTCTCATCATGGCGATCCCGATCTTCGTCTTTGTCGTGACCCTCCCGGGACGACGACGGGTGGCTTCCCAACAAGAGATTCCCATGTATGTGTGGGTGCTGTTGTTGCTGCAACTGCTCACCGTTCCGTATTTGCTGATGAACACGATCGGGAAGCCCGTGGAGCCGGGCATCGCCCCCTACGCCACGGCGATGTCGGGGATTCTGTTCACATCGGGGATTGCCTATGTGATCGCGCTCGCCGCTGCCCTGGGAGAGCCGCCGACGTGACAAACGTGCGAACGCTGCCCCTGTGGCTCCTTAGTGCGCCGACGGCAAGTTCCTGTTTGAGAAGACATGTGCGAAGGGGCTGGGACGGATCCAGGTGGGAAAGGCATGGGCGAGCAGGCGAGGTCCATCCACTTCGATCAGCTTCCGCCGGAGTGCCTCTTCATAGGAGAACTTTCGCAGGTGCCAGTTCACAAGGGTTTGAGAATCCGTGGTGATGACGAGGTCTTCCGGAAACCCGGGGTAGATGGTACACAGCTCCGGCTGCGGACGCTGCAGGAGCAACCAGAATTTCTGCCGTGGCTGATCCCGTAGGTCAACGCGGACGGTGACCCGTTTGTTTGGCAGCTTGTCCTTGTCGACGAGCCTGCTCGTGGCCCATAGCACATACCCCGGATTGATGTGGTCCGGTCTGATCTCGAGCC from bacterium includes these protein-coding regions:
- a CDS encoding helix-turn-helix domain-containing protein; this translates as MKIYGQYCPIARASEILAERWTLIIVRNLLAGCRTFSELCEGAPGIPKDTLTQRLELLEQFGVIARQPSPRGRRFSYHLTPRGQELKTVCDAMGNWGARWLEIRPDHINPGYVLWATSRLVDKDKLPNKRVTVRVDLRDQPRQKFWLLLQRPQPELCTIYPGFPEDLVITTDSQTLVNWHLRKFSYEEALRRKLIEVDGPRLLAHAFPTWIRPSPFAHVFSNRNLPSAH